From Anopheles darlingi chromosome 2, idAnoDarlMG_H_01, whole genome shotgun sequence, the proteins below share one genomic window:
- the LOC125948394 gene encoding protein O-glucosyltransferase 2-like, which produces MQQQIFLLLATVLLVLLSEVVTVTTTTSGSSNSANRVPLDPQNTRVWGPGVEIPDRATLPARYFFIEPRDADNLKINESQKYDVHIIGQSRFGSCRYRLNQIDRHDGSSILRYRLAESCTDVTIHVRHNGAHLNGSPFAIAGPLYTEQCYCPQGSADEWLESVGCPPGDPQIDMDLIPFRAINFSSLRTRMIQQYDKPGSISHCNYVILRNDVHRRCYGQHTGFSKFMDTILLSLARKFSLPDMELFVNLGDWPLVKKGGPSRTTGPYPIFSWCGSDDTFDIVMPTYDITESTLENMGRVMLDMLSIQKRGIPWPDKHRKAFWRGRDARRERLELVRLARRHPDLLNASLTNFFFFRDEESEFGPRVAHISMHDFFDYRYQVNVDGTVAAYRLPYLLAGSSVVMKQDSFYYEHFYRKLVPMRHYIPFEADLSNLLQQVEWARENDEKAQEIRDNANAFINANLLPLDIYCYHALLFKEYAKYIVSPIQVQPGMEKIEQPEEAYHCPCERTTLPRDEL; this is translated from the exons ATGCAGCAACAAATCTTCTTGTTGCTAgcaacggtgctgctggttttgctgAGCGAGGTTGTTACCGTGACGACCACCACGAGCGGATCATCGAACAGCGCGAACCGGGTTCCTCTGGATCCCCAGAATACCCGCGTCTGGGGTCCGGGGGTGGAAATACCGGATCGTGCCACTCTGCCTGCACGCTACTTTTTCATCGAACCGCGTGATGCGGATAATCTAAA AATTAATGAATCACAAAAATATGACGTACACATTATCGGACAATCTCGGTTCGGATCTTGTCGTTATCGATTAAATCAGATCGATCGGCACGATGGTTCCTCCATCCTACGCTACCGGCTGGCCGAATCATGCACTGACGTCACCATCCACGTTCGCCATAATGGGGCTCATCTGAACGGATCCCCATTCGCAATCGCCGGTCCCCTCTACACCGAGCAGTGCTACTGTCCACAGGGTTCCGCCGACGAGTGGCTAGAATCGGTCGGTTGCCCTCCCGGCGATCCGCAGATCGATATGGATTTGATCCCGTTCAGGGCGATCAATTTCTCCAGTCTGCGAACCCGTATGATCCAACAGTACGACAAACCGGGGAGCATATCACACTGTAACTACGTAATCCTGCGGAACGACGTACACCGGCGTTGCTATGGGCAACATACGGGATTTAGCAAATTCATGGACACCATACTGTTGTCGCTGGCACGCAAGTTCTCGCTGCCCGATATGGAGCTATTCGTAAATCTGGGCGACTGGCCGCTGGTGAAGAAGGGTGGCCCAAGCCGGACCACGGGACCATATCCAATCTTCTCCTGGTGTGGCAGTGACGATACCTTCGATATCGTGATGCCAACGTACGATATCACCGAGTCCACGCTGGAAAACATGGGCCGCGTGATGCTGGATATGCTATCGATCCAGAAACGTGGCATTCCATGGCCGGACAAACACCGGAAGGCGTTTTGGCGAGGCCGAGATGCACGTCGCGAGCGGTTGGAACTGGTACGGCTCGCACGCCGTCATCCGGACCTGCTTAACGCTTCGTTGACgaattttttcttcttccgcgaTGAGGAGAGCGAGTTTGGGCCCCGAGTGGCACACATTTCGATGCATGATTTCTTCGACTATCGGTATCAGGTGAACGTGGATGGCACAGTGGCCGCCTACCGATTACCGTACCTGCTGGCCGGCAGTTCGGTTGTGATGAAGCAGGATTCGTTTTACTACGAGCACTTCTACCGGAAACTGGTTCCGATGCGCCATTACATACCATTCGAGGCGGATCTGTCcaatctgctgcagcaggtgGAGTGGGCTCGCGAAAACGACGAGAAAGCGCAGGAGATCCGGGACAATGCGAACGCGTTCATTAACGCCAATCTGCTCCCGCTGGACATCTACTGCTATCATGCACTGCTGTTCAAG gAGTACGCCAAATACATCGTCAGTCCGATTCAGGTGCAGCCTGGAATGGAGAAGATCGAGCAACCGGAAGAAGCTTACCATTGTCCCTGTGAGAGGACAACCTTACCAAGAGATGAATTGTAA